A region from the Riemerella anatipestifer genome encodes:
- a CDS encoding TCR/Tet family MFS transporter encodes MEKPHKSAAISFIFITLLIDITGWGIIIPVVPKLIEELINGDISLASKYGGWLSFAYAVMQFIFAPVLGNLSDQFGRRPVILFSLLGFSVNFFLQAWAPSILWLFIGRLLSGITGASITTASAYIADISTEQDRSKNFGIIGAAFGLGFIIGPVLGGVLGHYGARIPFLAAGALCLINFLYGFFILPESLSKEHRRKFNWKRANPIGSLLQLRKYPELYKLILAWFLVYIASHAVQTNWAYFGIYRFGWSEKTVGISLGVMGGLTALVQGVILRKVNPKIGNERSIFYGIGMYSLGMLLFSFAGSSWMMFAILGIYCLGGIAGPSLQSVISTKVSASEQGDLQGALTSIISLTSIIGPPLMTNIFYYFTHNDAPFKFAGAPFFVGFILMSISTYIVYRGFYKNKK; translated from the coding sequence ATGGAAAAGCCTCATAAGTCTGCAGCTATTAGCTTTATTTTTATTACTCTCCTTATAGACATTACAGGCTGGGGCATTATTATACCTGTAGTACCTAAATTGATAGAGGAACTCATCAATGGAGATATTAGTCTTGCTTCTAAGTATGGAGGGTGGTTGAGTTTCGCTTATGCGGTTATGCAGTTTATTTTTGCTCCAGTATTGGGTAATTTAAGCGACCAGTTTGGACGGCGTCCTGTTATCCTATTCTCGCTATTAGGTTTTTCAGTAAACTTTTTTCTACAAGCTTGGGCTCCTAGCATTTTGTGGTTGTTTATAGGTCGTCTTCTATCCGGTATTACAGGAGCAAGCATCACAACTGCCAGTGCCTACATTGCAGATATAAGTACAGAACAAGATCGTTCAAAAAATTTTGGAATTATTGGAGCTGCATTTGGGTTAGGCTTTATTATTGGTCCTGTACTTGGAGGTGTATTAGGACATTACGGTGCCAGAATACCTTTTTTAGCAGCAGGTGCACTTTGCCTTATCAACTTTCTATACGGTTTTTTTATACTACCTGAAAGTCTTTCCAAAGAACACAGACGGAAATTTAATTGGAAAAGAGCTAACCCCATAGGCTCTCTTCTACAGCTAAGAAAATACCCTGAGTTGTATAAACTTATCTTAGCCTGGTTCTTAGTCTATATTGCCTCCCATGCAGTACAAACTAACTGGGCTTATTTTGGTATTTATAGATTTGGTTGGAGTGAAAAAACAGTAGGGATTTCACTTGGTGTAATGGGAGGATTAACAGCTTTGGTGCAAGGCGTTATACTAAGAAAAGTAAATCCTAAAATAGGTAATGAAAGAAGTATCTTTTATGGCATTGGTATGTATAGTTTAGGAATGCTACTTTTCTCATTTGCAGGAAGCAGTTGGATGATGTTTGCCATTCTTGGTATCTATTGTTTGGGAGGAATCGCTGGCCCCTCTTTACAATCCGTTATTTCCACAAAAGTATCTGCGAGTGAGCAAGGCGACCTACAAGGAGCTCTTACCAGCATTATTAGCCTCACTAGTATTATTGGCCCGCCTCTTATGACAAATATTTTTTACTATTTCACTCATAATGATGCTCCTTTTAAGTTTGCTGGTGCCCCTTTCTTTGTTGGATTTATTTTAATGAGTATTAGCACCTATATAGTTTACCGTGGATTTTATAAAAATAAAAAATAA
- a CDS encoding Sec-independent protein translocase subunit TatA/TatB, translating to MDFSFSEMLVIALVVLVLFGPKKIPEIARGLGEGVRKMKSAMEDIKTEIMKETDNPVSEIKKEIEQVKQSVQEVNPLNDIKKDLTEATNDIVNLDKKPSVSQLDDAHEGPVSR from the coding sequence ATGGATTTTAGTTTTAGTGAAATGTTAGTAATAGCACTAGTAGTATTAGTGCTTTTTGGACCTAAAAAGATCCCAGAAATAGCTCGTGGGTTAGGTGAAGGTGTTAGAAAAATGAAGTCTGCAATGGAAGACATCAAAACCGAAATCATGAAGGAGACAGACAACCCTGTATCTGAAATAAAAAAGGAAATTGAGCAGGTAAAACAATCTGTACAAGAAGTAAATCCTTTGAACGATATTAAGAAAGACCTTACCGAAGCGACCAACGATATTGTAAATCTAGATAAAAAACCTAGTGTATCACAACTAGACGACGCTCACGAAGGACCCGTAAGCAGATAG
- a CDS encoding phosphatase PAP2 family protein, whose translation MHKIIELDQSLFLYLNGLGNTYFDTFWVMVSGKLTWLPLYFIFLYLIIKNYEKKKVIYILLFITLGIITSDQIANIFKIGVHRFRPCHEPLLEGLVREVKCGGPFGFYSAHASNSFFIASFMNLLFSKKIRFFGLMVFAWASFVAYSRIYLGVHYPLDIIYGAMVGFLLGGFFGSLALYASRPKKL comes from the coding sequence ATGCACAAAATCATAGAGCTTGACCAATCTCTCTTTCTTTATCTAAATGGATTAGGTAATACCTATTTTGACACCTTTTGGGTTATGGTATCAGGCAAACTTACTTGGTTGCCTCTCTATTTTATATTTTTATATCTCATCATAAAAAACTACGAGAAGAAAAAAGTCATTTATATCCTCCTATTTATTACTCTAGGAATTATTACTTCCGACCAGATTGCTAATATTTTTAAAATAGGAGTTCATAGATTTCGTCCGTGCCACGAACCACTCTTAGAGGGATTAGTAAGAGAAGTAAAATGCGGTGGACCTTTTGGTTTTTATTCAGCACACGCTTCTAATAGTTTTTTTATAGCTTCTTTTATGAATCTTCTTTTTTCAAAAAAGATTAGATTTTTCGGTTTAATGGTGTTTGCTTGGGCATCTTTTGTAGCTTATAGTAGAATTTATTTAGGAGTTCATTATCCACTAGATATTATTTACGGAGCAATGGTAGGTTTTCTCTTAGGTGGCTTTTTTGGGAGTTTAGCACTTTATGCGAGTAGACCTAAAAAGCTTTAA
- the recO gene encoding DNA repair protein RecO, whose amino-acid sequence MQSLQGFILSYTKYNDSGAVLRILEREAGIQSYFVKNIYLARNKQKVYLMPLIGVDFNVSKTKSGALPLVNQISLSEISKMIDFTLVNNAQMTLLAEFILKTVPYEVVEDSLYKCVEEFYINMDNKNALIFSIYSIIKNIGYGFLFTEGTFFDLKNGCFQEVENEFTVNRPLSDILKNIESLMFVKTPIDASERRDIIDVLMRYCKYHIPEFSEPKSLDIFREVF is encoded by the coding sequence TTGCAATCTTTACAAGGGTTTATACTATCTTATACTAAATATAACGACTCTGGAGCTGTGCTTCGTATTTTAGAAAGAGAAGCGGGTATTCAGTCTTACTTTGTTAAGAATATTTATCTAGCTCGGAATAAGCAGAAAGTGTATCTTATGCCTTTAATAGGGGTGGATTTTAATGTTTCCAAAACTAAAAGTGGAGCATTACCATTGGTAAACCAAATTTCTCTTTCAGAAATATCAAAGATGATAGATTTCACTTTGGTTAATAATGCTCAAATGACTCTTTTAGCAGAGTTTATTCTAAAAACTGTTCCTTATGAAGTTGTGGAAGATAGTCTTTATAAGTGTGTGGAAGAGTTTTATATCAATATGGACAATAAAAACGCACTGATATTTTCCATTTATTCCATAATAAAGAATATTGGTTATGGATTTTTATTTACAGAAGGTACTTTCTTTGATTTAAAAAATGGATGTTTTCAAGAGGTGGAGAATGAGTTTACTGTCAATAGACCTTTGTCGGATATATTAAAAAATATAGAAAGCTTGATGTTTGTTAAAACTCCGATAGATGCTAGTGAAAGGAGAGATATAATAGATGTTCTAATGAGATATTGTAAGTATCATATTCCTGAATTTAGTGAGCCTAAATCGTTGGATATTTTTAGAGAGGTTTTTTAA
- a CDS encoding two-component regulator propeller domain-containing protein, which yields MKKIFQILIFSISFLFFAQEGKWQDLFSYNHIIKIKQDDKELIAVTKSGLFYYTVASGEIRKLSKANGLHEVGITAFDYNPDTKIGLIGYETGALDIVTPNGVTLIVDIPIARSYQGSKKVNHIFIKDNLAIISAGYGVSIFNLDKKEFGETVFFQEGTNFIASNEAFVKDNMVYAATNQGLYSHKIDLEFPIYSTWQKLNALNLSQSDTNGQNYLVATKKEVYLGEAFQRLPYSFTDVKDVVWQANDFLVCDVNKIYQFSTDGSLQNTYDFSSYQLTTGTLYNGKLFAGSAFSGILDRNYTSVKPDGPYSNMASRMTLVDDKIWVATGKKGSYYQAIYDNNLGYYYYNGTRWEYPQYFLDNPQLAFNILDVAVNPSNLSEIYFTNYAQRGSKGVYKMIDNKFSRVFNTSSAQWYNVPEYLAFDKNNNLFATFSFFEGDVNFVGMYFISQDGSRFETIKTANIKQNSSGILAFNDRLFIGGPRVSEGGLLIYYFNNTPTRFDDDLKQILRVEEGLPSASVTAMAMDKNNSLWLGSTTGLRILPNALSDLYGTKVKVSPIVITQNGIAEELFKDAEILSIAVDSGNNKWVSVNGGGVFFLSADGQKVYNHFTKANSPLPSDEVTDIKINDKTGQVYFATSSGIVVYKGDVANVTSKFGEVIVYPNPVVYSQFKGSVKIKGLAEKTNIRITDAAGNSIHQAVSRNGYYEWNLQNQRGSRVASGIYFVLMTNEDGTDKATAKIAVVN from the coding sequence ATGAAAAAAATATTTCAAATTTTAATTTTCAGTATAAGTTTTTTGTTTTTTGCTCAAGAAGGCAAATGGCAAGATTTGTTTTCTTACAATCATATTATCAAGATAAAGCAAGATGATAAAGAACTTATTGCAGTTACTAAGAGTGGTTTATTTTACTATACTGTAGCTTCTGGAGAGATTAGAAAATTGTCAAAAGCTAATGGGCTTCATGAGGTTGGTATTACGGCGTTTGACTATAATCCTGATACTAAAATAGGATTGATAGGCTACGAAACAGGAGCTTTAGATATTGTTACACCTAATGGGGTAACTTTAATCGTAGATATTCCTATAGCAAGAAGTTATCAAGGTTCAAAAAAAGTCAATCATATTTTTATAAAAGATAATCTAGCGATAATTTCGGCAGGTTATGGGGTTTCTATCTTTAATTTGGATAAGAAAGAGTTTGGAGAAACCGTATTTTTTCAGGAGGGAACTAACTTTATTGCTTCTAATGAAGCGTTTGTAAAAGATAATATGGTATATGCAGCTACCAATCAGGGGTTATATTCGCATAAAATTGACCTAGAGTTTCCAATTTATTCTACATGGCAGAAACTTAATGCACTTAATTTATCACAGTCTGATACTAATGGGCAGAATTATTTAGTTGCTACAAAAAAAGAGGTTTATTTAGGAGAGGCTTTTCAGCGTTTGCCGTATTCTTTTACTGATGTTAAAGATGTGGTATGGCAAGCTAATGATTTCTTAGTTTGTGATGTAAATAAAATTTATCAGTTTTCTACTGATGGTAGTTTACAAAATACGTATGATTTCTCATCTTATCAGCTTACAACAGGAACTCTATATAATGGGAAGTTATTTGCAGGAAGTGCTTTTTCAGGCATTCTAGATCGAAATTATACTAGTGTAAAACCTGACGGACCGTACAGTAATATGGCTTCTAGAATGACTCTCGTTGATGATAAAATATGGGTAGCTACGGGTAAAAAGGGGAGTTATTATCAGGCAATTTATGATAATAATTTAGGATATTATTACTACAACGGAACACGTTGGGAGTATCCACAATATTTTTTAGATAACCCACAATTAGCCTTTAATATTTTAGATGTTGCTGTTAATCCTTCTAACCTAAGCGAAATCTATTTTACCAATTATGCCCAAAGAGGTTCTAAAGGTGTTTATAAAATGATTGATAATAAGTTTTCAAGAGTTTTTAACACTTCTAGTGCTCAGTGGTATAATGTTCCAGAGTATCTAGCCTTTGATAAAAATAATAATCTCTTTGCTACTTTTTCCTTTTTTGAAGGAGATGTAAATTTCGTGGGAATGTACTTTATTTCACAAGATGGCTCTAGGTTTGAAACTATAAAAACAGCAAATATCAAGCAAAATTCATCAGGTATATTAGCATTTAATGATAGACTTTTCATAGGTGGACCTAGAGTATCAGAGGGAGGTCTATTAATTTATTATTTTAATAATACGCCTACTCGTTTTGATGATGATTTGAAACAAATTTTAAGAGTTGAAGAAGGTTTGCCTTCCGCATCAGTAACAGCTATGGCGATGGATAAAAACAATAGTCTGTGGTTAGGTTCTACAACAGGACTTAGAATTCTTCCGAATGCCTTGAGCGATTTGTACGGAACTAAAGTAAAAGTAAGTCCTATAGTTATTACTCAAAATGGCATAGCGGAAGAACTTTTTAAAGATGCAGAAATTTTGAGTATAGCGGTAGATTCAGGTAACAACAAATGGGTATCTGTAAATGGAGGAGGTGTATTCTTTCTAAGTGCCGACGGACAGAAGGTTTACAATCATTTTACCAAAGCTAATTCTCCACTTCCTTCGGACGAGGTTACGGATATAAAAATAAATGATAAAACAGGGCAGGTTTATTTTGCAACTAGCAGTGGTATAGTGGTTTATAAGGGAGATGTGGCTAATGTAACCTCAAAATTTGGGGAAGTAATAGTTTATCCTAACCCTGTGGTTTATAGCCAATTTAAGGGAAGTGTGAAAATAAAAGGACTGGCTGAAAAAACCAATATTCGTATTACAGATGCTGCGGGTAATTCAATTCATCAAGCGGTTTCTAGAAACGGTTATTACGAGTGGAATTTACAAAATCAAAGAGGTTCTCGTGTGGCTTCAGGAATTTATTTTGTATTGATGACTAATGAAGACGGCACAGATAAAGCAACAGCGAAAATAGCAGTGGTTAATTAA